One genomic window of Halovivax cerinus includes the following:
- a CDS encoding ABC transporter ATP-binding protein — translation MARETVSPEHVESLGESVQTHERAPDTTTDTVHDEPVLALDGVEHRYGSECVVEDYTLDVYDGEILTLLGPSGCGKTTTLRLIAGLETPETGEIRLHGDVVADDDRFVPPEDRGVGVVFQDFALFPHMTAAENVAFGLTDWSADERDERVATLLELVGLDDQADAYPGELSGGQQQRIALARSIAPEPDLLLLDEPFSNLDVDLRVEMREEVRRIIKETGVTAISVTHDQEEALSISDRVAVMYDGQLEQIGVPEEVFQEPTSRFVAGFLGHASFLSGTVTGDHVETALGRVLRADVGGLTAAYDGTEIDLLVRPDDVTAYPATGEETDGEVIYRRYLGPTVLYRVELDGGETIECMHNHADRLQLGDRVRVRVTADHELAWFPASHRTAAETAE, via the coding sequence GTGGCCCGGGAAACGGTCAGTCCCGAACACGTAGAGAGCCTCGGCGAAAGCGTCCAGACTCACGAGCGAGCGCCGGACACGACGACCGACACGGTACACGACGAACCCGTTCTGGCACTCGACGGAGTCGAGCACCGGTACGGCTCCGAGTGCGTCGTCGAGGACTACACGCTCGACGTCTACGACGGCGAGATTCTCACGCTTCTCGGACCCTCGGGCTGCGGTAAGACGACGACGCTCCGCCTCATCGCCGGCCTGGAGACGCCCGAAACCGGAGAGATCCGGCTTCACGGTGACGTCGTGGCCGACGACGATCGGTTCGTCCCACCCGAAGACCGTGGCGTCGGCGTCGTGTTCCAGGACTTCGCGCTCTTCCCCCACATGACGGCCGCCGAGAACGTCGCGTTCGGCCTGACCGACTGGTCCGCCGACGAGCGCGACGAGCGCGTCGCGACGTTGCTCGAACTCGTGGGGCTCGACGACCAGGCCGACGCCTATCCCGGCGAACTCTCGGGCGGCCAACAACAGCGGATCGCCCTCGCCCGATCGATCGCACCGGAGCCGGACCTCCTCTTGCTCGACGAACCCTTCTCGAACCTGGACGTCGATCTCAGAGTCGAGATGCGCGAGGAGGTCCGCCGGATCATCAAGGAGACCGGTGTGACCGCCATCTCGGTGACGCACGACCAGGAGGAAGCGCTCTCGATATCGGACCGCGTCGCCGTCATGTACGACGGTCAGCTAGAGCAGATCGGCGTCCCGGAGGAGGTCTTCCAGGAACCGACGTCGCGCTTCGTCGCCGGCTTTCTCGGCCACGCGAGTTTCCTCTCGGGGACGGTCACGGGCGATCACGTCGAGACGGCTCTGGGTCGCGTCCTCCGGGCGGACGTCGGCGGACTCACGGCGGCCTACGACGGCACCGAGATCGACCTCCTCGTCCGTCCAGACGACGTGACCGCCTACCCGGCCACCGGCGAGGAGACCGACGGTGAGGTGATCTACCGGCGCTATCTCGGGCCGACCGTCCTCTACCGGGTCGAGCTCGACGGCGGCGAGACGATCGAGTGCATGCACAACCACGCCGATCGACTCCAGCTCGGCGATCGCGTCAGGGTCCGCGTCACGGCCGACCACGAACTGGCCTGGTTCCCGGCGAGCCACCGGACGGCTGCCGAAACGGCCGAGTGA
- a CDS encoding type II/IV secretion system ATPase subunit: protein MTTSDPHQDADDEQGAAAARGVLGDRLAAVRRSLSAFGDVLRGTSLDIDPYDPTRHEPLVAFDGVEGTVERERYWVNAPFSFVAILDDPDRNETRYHAVEPSLSTDERALLDTVLEDIRDPLIYRDHDDVDPETRLRDALCELLERYGVDVSVESFYRLFYYAHRDFLGYGKLDPIMHDPHVEDISCDGYDLPIFVYHDAYTDVETTVSFGQASLDQFVVRLAQRSGRHISIGDPMVETTLPDGSRGELALGQEVTPRGSAFTIRKYADEPFTPVDLIEYGTFDVAQLAYLWLGIEHNKSLIFAGGTASGKTTSMNAVSMFIPPRSKILTIEDTQELQLYHDNWLSSVTRERIHEGTDVTMYDLLRSALRHRPEYIAVGEVRGEEAITLFQAMNTGHTTYSTMHADSVQTVINRLENEPINVPRSMVQSLDILAVQTLTRLQDGERVRRNEVIAEIEGIDQRTGELDYSTAYTWDGDTDTFAEAGSSVLEEIRTQRGWSERELRVERRNREAFLEYVHERGLSDYRRFTALVNEYYADKAAVLDRIGRGDAVDESPAGRTERSGDETDEPGRANETDRDADELDEPPDGPALSGDGLTDGGVSWSTGDAPADDARDEPSSSPTRGDSLTDRPESDR, encoded by the coding sequence ATGACGACATCCGACCCCCACCAGGACGCAGACGACGAGCAGGGAGCCGCTGCGGCCCGCGGCGTGCTGGGGGATCGTCTGGCCGCCGTCCGACGGTCGCTTTCGGCGTTCGGCGACGTACTCCGGGGTACCAGCCTCGACATCGACCCGTACGATCCGACGCGTCACGAACCACTCGTGGCGTTCGACGGCGTCGAGGGAACCGTCGAGCGCGAACGGTACTGGGTGAACGCGCCGTTTTCCTTCGTCGCGATTCTGGACGATCCAGATCGCAACGAAACCCGGTATCACGCGGTGGAGCCGTCGCTCTCGACGGACGAACGCGCGCTCCTCGACACCGTCCTCGAGGATATTCGTGATCCACTCATCTACCGAGATCACGACGATGTCGATCCCGAAACTCGCCTCCGGGACGCGCTCTGTGAACTGCTCGAACGATACGGCGTCGATGTCTCGGTCGAATCGTTCTACCGACTGTTCTACTACGCACACCGCGATTTCCTCGGCTACGGGAAGCTCGACCCGATCATGCACGATCCCCACGTCGAGGATATCTCCTGTGACGGGTACGACCTGCCGATCTTCGTCTACCACGATGCCTACACCGACGTCGAGACGACCGTCTCGTTCGGCCAGGCGTCGCTCGACCAGTTCGTCGTCCGACTGGCCCAGCGATCAGGTCGCCACATTTCGATCGGGGACCCGATGGTCGAGACGACGCTTCCCGATGGATCGCGGGGTGAACTCGCACTTGGCCAGGAAGTGACACCACGGGGCTCCGCGTTCACTATCCGAAAGTACGCCGACGAACCGTTCACGCCCGTCGACCTCATCGAGTATGGCACGTTCGACGTCGCCCAACTCGCGTACCTCTGGCTGGGGATCGAGCACAACAAGAGCCTGATCTTCGCCGGCGGGACGGCCTCCGGGAAGACGACGAGCATGAACGCCGTCTCCATGTTCATCCCACCACGCTCGAAGATCCTCACGATCGAGGACACCCAGGAACTGCAACTGTACCACGACAACTGGCTCTCGTCTGTCACCCGGGAACGCATCCACGAGGGGACCGACGTGACCATGTACGACCTCCTGCGTTCGGCACTTCGCCACCGTCCCGAGTACATCGCCGTCGGCGAGGTCCGCGGCGAGGAGGCTATCACCCTCTTCCAGGCGATGAACACCGGGCACACGACGTACTCGACGATGCACGCGGATTCCGTCCAGACGGTCATCAATCGCCTCGAGAACGAGCCGATCAACGTCCCCCGCTCGATGGTCCAGAGCCTCGATATCCTCGCCGTCCAGACGCTCACGCGGCTCCAGGACGGCGAACGCGTCAGGCGGAACGAGGTCATCGCCGAGATCGAGGGCATCGACCAGCGAACCGGCGAACTCGACTACTCGACGGCCTACACCTGGGACGGCGATACGGACACCTTCGCCGAGGCGGGGAGCTCCGTCCTAGAGGAGATTCGAACGCAACGCGGCTGGAGCGAGCGCGAACTGCGCGTCGAACGGCGCAACCGAGAGGCGTTCCTCGAGTACGTCCACGAACGTGGTCTCTCCGATTATCGTCGGTTCACCGCCCTCGTCAACGAGTACTACGCGGACAAAGCCGCCGTTCTCGATCGCATCGGTCGTGGTGACGCCGTCGACGAGAGCCCGGCCGGCCGTACCGAACGGAGCGGCGACGAGACCGACGAACCCGGTCGGGCCAACGAGACCGATCGTGACGCCGACGAACTCGACGAACCGCCCGACGGTCCGGCGCTGTCGGGTGATGGACTGACCGACGGCGGCGTCTCGTGGTCGACTGGCGATGCACCGGCCGACGACGCACGCGACGAACCGTCCTCCAGTCCGACACGCGGTGATTCGCTCACGGATCGACCGGAGTCGGATCGATGA
- a CDS encoding DUF5793 family protein, whose translation MRREHLTLSVDDVDWVDTDGEPRRPSVTIDCSEDGPDLRDRLTGPDGELLAADETDVALRLQGPVDADTDGVVSVTDRLTGDFVLELNVDADDVLTFITAARHYGERTSEEDGRYEVTIRIDGDHLITYEKQTFLVYDDEGSLLRQRSLIPGGVEL comes from the coding sequence ATGAGGCGCGAACACCTCACGCTTTCCGTCGACGACGTCGACTGGGTCGACACGGACGGTGAACCCCGCAGACCGTCGGTCACCATCGACTGTTCGGAAGACGGCCCCGATTTGCGTGACCGCCTCACGGGTCCGGACGGCGAGTTGCTCGCGGCCGACGAGACGGACGTAGCGCTACGCCTGCAGGGGCCCGTCGACGCCGACACCGACGGCGTCGTCAGCGTAACCGACCGCCTGACCGGAGACTTCGTCCTCGAACTCAACGTCGACGCCGACGACGTACTCACGTTCATCACGGCCGCCCGCCACTACGGCGAGCGGACGAGCGAGGAGGACGGACGCTACGAGGTCACCATCCGGATCGACGGCGACCACCTGATCACCTACGAGAAGCAAACCTTCCTCGTCTACGACGACGAAGGGAGCCTCCTCCGCCAGCGCAGTCTCATTCCCGGCGGCGTTGAACTCTAA
- a CDS encoding GAF domain-containing sensor histidine kinase — protein sequence MADGTDSDLDGLSREQLSERVTLLGEVAATLETCESADEIYQRTVSPDGHVLDFDAAIVCTVSDGVFVPKAAYAETLRPADPLPAGDGIAGRTVEAGEPILVSDVRSVDDAAPTGHYRSVVSLPLADDGVVQFHASGPDAFSPLDLEIGELLVSTVTNALGRVEQERARNRERDQFAALFENVPDAALSYRVEDGTPIVTSVNSSFVGTFGEHGADVVGSPVSAVVRPPPSATEPDRLSMDEISRWTDVEVTRRTPDGPRPFLLRNVPMRSDDDSIRGYLIYTDLHALKARERELERKNERLDQFASMVSHDLRNPLNVAAGYLDLARERTDCVELREIGRAHGRMERLIDDLLSLARAGDTVEAVQPVHLGTIVREAWGNVSTPDATLDVDGDAIVEADPGQLLQLFENLFRNCVEHGTADSHGDRWSEADRRPGPDLPEIDADTPSERSSDASGLDADTPSEPWPDAPGPDHHTPPDHHADPAGSDHESGVSVCVRATDEGFVVEDDGPGIPPADRERIFESGYTTGPDNTGLGLAIVDQIREAHGWTASVGTSATGGARFEFVTGEPAFDLVESSPSEST from the coding sequence ATGGCGGATGGCACAGACTCTGATCTCGACGGGCTCTCCAGGGAGCAGTTGTCTGAGCGCGTTACACTCCTCGGCGAGGTGGCCGCCACCCTCGAGACCTGCGAGTCGGCCGACGAGATCTATCAGCGGACGGTGTCGCCGGACGGTCACGTCCTCGACTTCGACGCAGCGATCGTCTGTACCGTTTCGGACGGAGTGTTCGTTCCGAAGGCGGCGTACGCAGAAACGCTGCGGCCGGCTGATCCACTTCCGGCCGGCGACGGCATCGCGGGCCGAACCGTCGAGGCAGGCGAACCGATACTCGTTTCGGACGTCCGGAGTGTCGACGACGCCGCGCCGACCGGTCACTACCGATCTGTCGTCTCTCTCCCGCTCGCCGACGACGGCGTCGTGCAGTTTCACGCCAGCGGACCCGACGCGTTCTCGCCACTCGATCTCGAGATCGGGGAACTCCTCGTCTCGACGGTGACCAACGCGCTCGGTCGTGTCGAACAAGAGCGCGCACGCAACCGTGAGCGAGATCAGTTCGCCGCCCTCTTCGAGAACGTTCCAGACGCCGCGCTGTCGTATCGTGTGGAGGACGGAACGCCGATCGTGACGTCAGTCAACTCGTCGTTCGTCGGTACGTTCGGCGAACACGGGGCGGACGTCGTTGGCTCACCCGTCTCGGCGGTGGTTCGACCACCACCGTCCGCAACCGAACCGGATCGGCTGTCGATGGACGAAATCAGTCGATGGACGGACGTCGAGGTGACCAGACGGACCCCTGACGGGCCTCGCCCCTTCCTCCTTCGAAACGTTCCGATGCGGTCGGACGACGACTCGATCCGGGGCTACCTGATCTACACCGATCTGCACGCGCTGAAAGCCCGCGAGCGCGAACTGGAACGGAAAAACGAACGACTCGATCAGTTCGCCAGCATGGTGAGCCACGACCTCCGGAACCCGCTCAACGTCGCAGCGGGGTACCTGGACCTGGCCAGGGAACGAACCGACTGCGTCGAACTCCGGGAGATCGGCCGCGCACACGGCCGCATGGAGCGTCTCATCGACGACCTCCTCTCGCTGGCCAGAGCGGGTGACACCGTCGAGGCGGTCCAGCCCGTCCACCTCGGAACGATCGTGCGGGAGGCCTGGGGCAACGTCTCGACTCCTGACGCGACACTCGACGTCGACGGGGATGCGATCGTCGAAGCCGATCCCGGCCAGTTGCTCCAGTTGTTCGAGAACCTGTTCAGGAACTGTGTCGAACACGGGACGGCAGACTCTCACGGGGACCGGTGGTCCGAGGCCGATCGCCGTCCGGGACCCGATCTCCCCGAGATCGACGCCGACACACCGTCGGAACGCAGTTCGGATGCGTCCGGACTCGACGCCGACACACCGTCGGAACCCTGGCCGGACGCACCCGGACCCGATCACCACACGCCGCCGGACCACCACGCGGATCCTGCAGGGTCAGACCATGAATCTGGCGTCTCGGTGTGCGTCCGCGCGACCGACGAGGGATTCGTCGTCGAAGACGACGGTCCGGGGATCCCGCCGGCCGATCGAGAGCGGATCTTCGAGTCTGGATACACGACCGGGCCCGACAACACGGGCCTCGGACTCGCGATCGTCGACCAGATTCGGGAGGCTCACGGTTGGACGGCGTCAGTCGGAACGAGCGCGACGGGTGGCGCCCGATTCGAGTTCGTCACCGGGGAACCGGCGTTCGATCTGGTCGAGTCCTCCCCATCCGAATCGACATGA
- a CDS encoding adenylosuccinate synthase produces MTVTIVGSQLGDEGKGGVVDIYGDGADVVVRYQGGDNAGHTVVSDGETYKLSLVPSGAVRGKIGVLGNGCVVNPETLFDELDELRDRGLDPDVRVAARAHVIMPYHRVLDGIEETEKDDLAAGTTKRGIGPTYEDKAGRRGVRIGDLLDPETLRSRLEYVVPQKRALAGDVYGAELDEAFDIDALYERALEYGDRLADEEMVVDCGAFLADRLDAGDEVMFEGAQGTALDIDYGVYPYVTSSNPTAGGVAVGAGVPPSVVGDGEVIGIVKAYLSRVGTGPLPTELGGVEGQTPDYEPGSVPDDEAELATWIRDQGGEYGTVTGRPRRVGWLDMPMLRHAARTSGFTGIVVNHVDTLAGLDEVKVGHAYTMTTLDGDTVERDVVPPTTEQWGRCDARLKTFDGWPDVDWKAVADDGWDALPEAARTYLAYIADELDVPVYAVGVGPGRDETVVRVDPFA; encoded by the coding sequence ATGACCGTTACAATCGTCGGGTCACAGCTCGGCGACGAAGGGAAGGGCGGCGTCGTCGACATCTACGGCGACGGAGCGGACGTCGTCGTCCGGTATCAGGGTGGAGACAACGCGGGTCACACCGTCGTCTCCGACGGCGAAACGTACAAGCTCTCGCTCGTTCCCTCCGGTGCCGTTCGCGGCAAGATCGGCGTCCTCGGGAACGGGTGCGTCGTCAACCCCGAGACGCTGTTCGACGAACTCGACGAACTCCGAGATCGCGGTCTCGATCCGGACGTCCGCGTCGCCGCCCGCGCGCACGTCATCATGCCCTACCACCGCGTCCTCGACGGAATCGAAGAAACGGAGAAGGACGACCTCGCCGCGGGAACCACCAAGCGAGGAATCGGCCCGACGTACGAGGACAAGGCGGGTCGACGGGGCGTTCGCATCGGCGACCTGCTCGACCCCGAGACGCTCCGGTCGCGTCTCGAGTACGTCGTGCCACAGAAACGGGCCCTCGCCGGCGACGTCTACGGCGCCGAACTCGACGAGGCGTTCGACATCGACGCGCTGTACGAACGGGCGCTCGAGTACGGCGACCGACTCGCGGACGAGGAGATGGTCGTAGACTGCGGCGCATTCCTCGCGGACCGGCTCGACGCCGGCGACGAGGTGATGTTCGAGGGCGCCCAGGGGACGGCGCTGGACATCGACTACGGCGTCTACCCCTACGTCACTTCCTCGAACCCGACCGCCGGCGGCGTCGCCGTCGGTGCCGGCGTCCCGCCCTCGGTCGTCGGCGATGGCGAAGTGATCGGTATCGTCAAGGCCTACCTCTCGCGCGTCGGAACGGGACCGCTCCCGACCGAGCTCGGCGGCGTCGAGGGGCAGACGCCCGACTACGAGCCGGGGAGCGTCCCCGACGACGAGGCGGAACTCGCCACCTGGATCCGCGATCAGGGCGGCGAGTACGGAACCGTCACCGGCCGACCGCGCCGCGTCGGCTGGCTCGACATGCCCATGCTCCGTCACGCCGCCCGCACGAGCGGCTTCACCGGAATCGTCGTCAACCACGTCGACACGCTCGCCGGACTCGACGAGGTCAAGGTGGGCCACGCGTACACGATGACCACGCTCGACGGCGACACCGTCGAGCGCGACGTCGTGCCCCCGACGACCGAACAGTGGGGTCGATGCGACGCACGGCTGAAGACGTTCGATGGCTGGCCCGACGTCGACTGGAAGGCCGTCGCCGACGACGGCTGGGACGCACTCCCCGAAGCTGCACGGACGTATCTCGCGTACATAGCGGACGAGCTCGACGTCCCCGTGTACGCCGTCGGTGTCGGTCCCGGACGCGACGAAACCGTCGTCCGTGTCGACCCCTTCGCCTGA
- a CDS encoding methytransferase partner Trm112 translates to MKESLLDILCCPLDKHDLDLEDASGEDEIESGTLVCTECGERYPIEDGIPNLLPPDMREETPA, encoded by the coding sequence ATGAAGGAGTCACTCCTCGACATTCTCTGCTGTCCGCTGGACAAACACGACCTCGATCTCGAAGACGCGTCCGGCGAAGACGAGATCGAGTCCGGGACGCTCGTCTGCACCGAGTGCGGCGAGCGCTATCCCATCGAGGACGGCATCCCGAACCTGCTTCCGCCGGACATGCGCGAAGAGACCCCAGCCTGA
- a CDS encoding DUF7527 domain-containing protein — MDPRTKERVERWESRPFSGGEDALATLADDAFSGAVTAAGVWVFMLNGRIVGVVDGSIDAVAGTSGTIYEAPAAVLPLLSAMLEQGGDPRGRYYTNDTPLAAVDRKLQQGSFTGYVELSEQVLSGDYYLVYYGGRRMSAAYIGNAERLETGEVAFERADDEIGIYEVVDVDVDVSDVPGRETADESQADEPATGSTLGSQGADDTPDGPSSAAGSSTTESSTGGPDPAGSADAAGPAGSDGRPGSTPAGDTAAAHSAGPDGSSTAQNSSRATDSETDGDRHGDSTAQSGPPTADRTDSETEVNYREDSNGSAESSQTPDDGVPSSADTAQSSSGATDEHDSITTSGETHEPQSDGITTSGTDASTADRSDLTTTASDAGTSGANARQDESAESDAPDERFKEEERWRETRQIPSIDPESSGEQSSAGHGSADGGSRSKTERSTARDRPSPADVASTEQALRSDMLEREDKIDHLTQRVTELEEKRKQLVRERDELASENDDLTERVSRLQSRIEELERDLERAQSASEPDATGGKSGGATDAARTGGREAQSVGRTDQGGTTISPTRALQETNVFVRYASKSQPTLESAHEGEGSRGDLERNLRLERHTQFDAETAVVDGEPYDAFVEGSMQYRFVEWLVGTCLFEIRETGNAADLADLYDAIPRIDRVELSATVSLEDDDTENVPDQVTFDVGAFDKRGTPLVVANCNDSRDPATQGMLEELEADASSVCANYPDLAAAVVVTSSFFDPGALELAEEITTSGFLSRSSKVSYVNLSRKQGYHCCLVESRSGGFHLTVPEL, encoded by the coding sequence ATGGACCCGCGCACGAAAGAGCGCGTCGAGCGATGGGAGTCGCGGCCGTTCTCGGGCGGAGAGGACGCGCTCGCGACGCTCGCCGACGATGCGTTCTCCGGAGCCGTCACCGCCGCCGGCGTCTGGGTGTTCATGCTCAACGGTCGCATCGTCGGCGTCGTCGACGGCTCGATCGACGCCGTCGCTGGCACCTCCGGAACCATCTACGAGGCCCCCGCCGCCGTGCTTCCCCTGCTCTCGGCCATGCTCGAACAGGGCGGCGACCCACGAGGACGCTACTACACCAACGATACGCCCCTCGCAGCGGTCGATCGGAAACTCCAGCAAGGATCGTTCACCGGCTACGTGGAACTGAGCGAGCAGGTGTTGAGCGGCGACTATTACCTCGTCTACTACGGGGGCCGTCGCATGTCGGCCGCCTACATCGGCAACGCCGAGCGCCTCGAGACCGGGGAGGTGGCGTTCGAACGCGCCGACGACGAGATCGGCATCTACGAAGTCGTCGACGTCGACGTCGACGTGTCTGACGTTCCCGGCCGCGAGACCGCCGACGAGAGCCAGGCGGACGAACCCGCGACCGGCTCGACGCTTGGGTCACAGGGAGCAGACGATACACCCGACGGCCCGTCGTCGGCCGCGGGTTCGTCGACTACCGAATCCTCGACCGGCGGACCCGATCCGGCGGGCTCGGCCGATGCCGCTGGCCCGGCGGGCAGCGACGGCCGTCCAGGCTCGACTCCGGCGGGCGATACGGCCGCGGCCCACTCGGCGGGACCGGACGGTTCGTCCACCGCCCAGAACAGCTCCCGCGCTACCGATAGCGAGACGGACGGAGATCGCCACGGTGATTCGACGGCTCAGTCCGGTCCGCCGACCGCCGATCGGACCGACTCAGAGACGGAAGTGAACTACAGGGAGGATTCGAACGGTTCGGCCGAGTCGTCGCAGACTCCCGACGACGGAGTACCGTCGTCGGCGGACACCGCGCAGTCGTCGAGCGGCGCGACGGACGAACACGACAGCATCACGACGTCGGGCGAAACCCACGAACCCCAGTCCGACGGGATCACCACTTCAGGGACCGACGCGTCCACCGCCGATCGGTCGGATCTGACGACAACAGCGTCCGATGCCGGCACGTCCGGCGCGAACGCACGCCAGGACGAGTCGGCCGAATCCGACGCGCCCGACGAACGGTTCAAAGAAGAAGAGCGCTGGCGAGAGACGCGACAGATCCCGTCGATCGACCCCGAGTCCTCGGGGGAGCAGTCGTCCGCCGGCCACGGATCCGCGGACGGCGGGTCTCGGTCGAAGACCGAACGGTCGACGGCGAGAGACCGGCCGAGCCCCGCAGACGTCGCCTCGACCGAACAGGCGCTTCGGTCCGACATGCTCGAACGCGAAGACAAGATCGACCACCTCACGCAGCGTGTGACCGAACTCGAGGAGAAACGCAAACAACTCGTTCGGGAACGCGACGAACTGGCGAGCGAGAACGACGACCTCACGGAGCGAGTCTCTCGATTACAGTCACGCATCGAGGAGCTCGAACGCGACCTCGAACGGGCCCAGTCCGCGTCGGAACCGGACGCAACTGGCGGGAAGTCTGGTGGCGCGACCGACGCGGCACGGACTGGCGGCCGAGAGGCACAGTCGGTCGGCAGAACGGACCAGGGCGGGACGACCATCTCGCCCACACGAGCGCTCCAGGAGACGAACGTGTTCGTCCGGTACGCGTCGAAGAGCCAGCCGACGCTCGAATCGGCCCACGAGGGTGAGGGATCGCGGGGCGACCTGGAACGAAACCTGCGGCTCGAGCGTCACACGCAATTCGACGCCGAGACCGCCGTCGTCGACGGCGAACCCTACGACGCATTCGTTGAGGGCTCGATGCAGTATCGATTCGTCGAGTGGCTCGTCGGCACCTGCCTCTTCGAGATCAGGGAGACTGGCAACGCGGCCGACCTCGCCGATCTCTACGACGCCATCCCGCGGATCGACCGCGTCGAACTCTCCGCGACAGTCTCCCTCGAGGACGACGACACGGAGAACGTTCCCGACCAGGTAACCTTCGACGTCGGCGCGTTCGACAAACGGGGGACGCCCCTGGTCGTCGCGAACTGCAACGACTCGCGCGACCCCGCGACGCAGGGCATGCTCGAGGAACTCGAAGCCGACGCGTCCTCGGTCTGTGCGAACTACCCCGATCTGGCTGCCGCCGTCGTCGTCACGTCGAGTTTCTTCGATCCCGGCGCGCTCGAACTCGCCGAGGAGATCACGACGAGCGGCTTCCTCAGCCGGAGTTCGAAGGTGAGCTACGTCAACCTCAGTCGGAAACAGGGCTATCACTGCTGCCTCGTCGAATCGCGAAGCGGCGGCTTTCACCTGACCGTTCCGGAACTGTAA
- a CDS encoding DUF998 domain-containing protein, with amino-acid sequence MVDRRRIATNCGLVAPAVAVGAIVLATVVAPPETFTWRGRALSDMGRPGTTTFALFNGGLIAAGALGGPFVWRVWIETRNGLQRAGAVALGASLVGMIGVGVFFLEHTEYYLSTSLHAPAALLTFGAGPIAALLYGLGALRAGENRLAASSILSAAIPVGTWIGWVAFLRTLAAEPGVWFAVPEFVAASCLGGWVVVLAIAYRTRETVVSRP; translated from the coding sequence ATGGTCGATCGACGACGGATCGCGACGAACTGTGGACTCGTGGCACCGGCCGTCGCGGTAGGTGCGATCGTCCTCGCGACGGTCGTGGCACCTCCGGAGACGTTCACCTGGCGCGGGCGAGCGCTCTCAGACATGGGTCGGCCGGGGACGACGACGTTCGCGCTCTTCAACGGCGGACTGATCGCCGCCGGAGCACTCGGCGGCCCCTTCGTCTGGCGGGTCTGGATCGAGACGCGAAACGGACTCCAGCGCGCCGGCGCCGTCGCCCTCGGCGCGTCGCTCGTCGGCATGATCGGTGTCGGCGTCTTCTTTCTCGAGCATACCGAGTACTACCTCTCGACGTCGCTGCACGCACCGGCCGCGCTGCTCACGTTCGGTGCGGGCCCGATCGCCGCGCTCCTGTACGGCCTCGGTGCGCTACGGGCTGGCGAGAATCGGCTGGCCGCCAGTTCGATACTCTCGGCGGCGATTCCCGTCGGCACCTGGATCGGCTGGGTCGCGTTTCTTCGAACGCTCGCCGCCGAGCCAGGGGTCTGGTTCGCCGTCCCCGAATTCGTCGCAGCATCGTGTCTCGGTGGGTGGGTCGTCGTGCTCGCGATCGCGTATCGAACGCGAGAGACTGTCGTCAGTCGGCCCTGA
- a CDS encoding UPF0058 family protein, translating into MHKDELLELHAELVVIMEYFSEREEVKDDLFDAYHQIDVDPDDAHKSKSEHKHAVFVLGNSLANAMSEDEFSSAGRIGKRMQELAEDAESKI; encoded by the coding sequence ATGCACAAGGACGAGCTCCTCGAACTGCACGCGGAACTGGTCGTCATCATGGAGTACTTCTCCGAGCGGGAGGAGGTCAAAGACGATCTCTTCGACGCCTACCACCAGATCGACGTCGATCCGGACGACGCACACAAATCGAAGAGCGAGCACAAGCACGCCGTCTTCGTCCTCGGAAACTCCCTGGCCAACGCGATGAGCGAAGACGAGTTCTCGAGTGCCGGCCGTATCGGCAAACGCATGCAGGAACTCGCCGAAGACGCCGAGTCGAAGATTTAG